From the genome of Capsicum annuum cultivar UCD-10X-F1 chromosome 4, UCD10Xv1.1, whole genome shotgun sequence:
cttgagcttactattttaatgcgtGGTCGCCATTAgaataaacttatatttctatgtgaatctggGAGGAGAATTGTAGAATAGAGCGAGAAAATTATGGAGCAAGGTTCttacacttttataaaataagtggtttgaattagcatctaggatagggatataccttgaagccttgtttggttcaattgcaagaagattactttatgaatctagaagaattattatatctctgtgggagttgtagctgcaatattccatagatagaagatttgaggttgggAGACTAGAATCATAGCCTAAACTTTGTGaaccaacaacccgataaccaattagaatactataagaatagagatttgtatgaaAGTTCTAaaagcctcaaccctggaattcttatcattattgtttacaaccgttgcttgctttgctctagtcataaatttttatttcttgtttattaatttacatttttattcttaatttcaaaatcatcttgatactttacaacacttaatactcattgtctaaaactaaaagttggttaaatttctagttgcttagtcctcgtgAAAATGATATCTGATTGTCTAaaccactatattacttgtacgatcatgTGCACTTGCGTGTGCATCTGAgtcgcaacaagtttttggctcCATTGCCGGCGACTAATATAATTAGTGaattgataaatttttggtttttgatattaagtgttaacaacttgatcttagcggctgaatttttgcaggtttagctGAATCCAGGACTGGCGAGAGACAAAGAGTTAGTAGAGCCTTTTGCAGAACCAGAACAGATCTTTCAACAAAGGCGAAGAATGGTTGAACAAAGAAATGAACCAGTCGATCCAAATGCCAGAAATGTCCCACCTCTAGTTATTCCAGTTATTCCTACTCAACCAACTGCTAGACCTATTTGTGAAGTGGCAATCCTACTCACGGACCATGTGATGAATAATATTTGCAAGCCCAAACTAGGAGGTCGATTTAAATTGAAGAAGAATATGGTGCAATTGCTGAATTCAGTGGGTTTTCACACAAACATCCACAACAGCACATACAGGACTTCCTGGAAATAAATGATACTTCCATTTCTAAAGGGGTGAGTTCTGATTACGTCAGATTGACACTCTTTCCCTTCTCTCTAATAAGGGAAGAAAAAAGGTGGTTACATACTGAACTGCCACTCTCCATCACTTCATGGAAAGATCTAGCTCGGAAgtttcttatttgattttttcCATCTGGGAAGACTGCACGCTTGAGGAGTAAGATCTTGAGTTTCAGacagaaagaaagagagaatctttaccaagtttgggagagatttaagggtATGCTCAGGAATTGCCATCACCATCAGCAGTCCAATGATGTTCTTGTGTATTCTTTCATTGAGGGATTAGATCCAAACacaaagattctcttggattcaacATCAGGTGGACAGGCTCTTGAGAAGATATATGAAGAATTGTACACACTGCTGAATCAGATTTCACAAGGGAATCCTGACTGGCATACTGATTCAAGGAGTACTCCTATGAAGGTGGCAAGGGTATTGAAGGTAGATCAGTTCACCGCATTACATGCACAGATTGTAGCAATGTAGAATCATATGATTACTCAACTTAATAACATAAATTTGGGTGTTACAcaaacaacaaccacaacaaatATAGTCCAACAGGAGAATTCTTGGtgtgatattttctaaagtgGTGAGCATACAACGAATTCATTTTCTGTTAATCCAGATTCTGTCAACTATGTAGGAAATGAAAATCATCAGGGTCAAAAAAATTTTAGGAACACATATAATGCCAATTGGAGGAACCATCCCAATTTATCACGGGGTGGAAATTAGGTGCAAAATGTAAATCAGTTCAAGGGACTAGTGCAACCAAGTCAAAAGCTGGCCCAAAACAATCAAGCTACCGCTTAAACTAGCAATATGGAGGAGTTAATAAAGCAGTTTATGGTTCAACAAGCACAGTTTGTGGCAGAAATAAAGATTCAACAGGCACAGTTTGCAATTGAGTTAAAGAGTCAACAATTACTTACAAGAAATCTAAAGTTAAAATTGGGTCGAATTACAGAAGCACAGAATACAAGACCTCAAGGAACATTACCTAGTGATATAGAGAAAAATCCTAAGCAGGTGAATGCAGTTATAATAAGGAGTGGGCTACAAACTAAGGAGACAGTTCAGGAGTAGGTGAGTCCCACAGTCACTGATAACGATTCTAAAGACAATACAGAGAAAGAAGTTAAGGAAAAAGTGGCAAGTGATGAAATTCATGTGGAGAAAAAGACCCTCCCCTTACCCTTTTCTCAAAGGGTAAGGAAGTATCAAGAGAAGGCTAGTTACAAGAATTTCTTAGATTTTCTAAAGCAGGTTCAAGTAAATCTTCCTCTTGTTGACATTCTACAGAGTGtgccaaaatatgcaaaatacttgaaggatatagttgcAAATAAGAACCATTTGATCGAGTATGCTACAGttgcacttactgaggagtgtaCATCCAAGATTAAAAGCAAATTACCCACGAACCTAAAGGATCCAGGTAGTTTCACTTTGCAGATTACCATCAGACAGACCATTAGTGCTTATGGATTGTGTTATTTGGGGACTAGCATCAATCTTATGCCCACATTGTGGTACCGGaagatgggtcttgggagtccTAAACCCACTACTATTGTTTTGCAGTTGGCGGATAGGTCCTTTGCTAGGACAGATGGCATTATCGAAGATGTCTTGGTGAAAGTGGGGTTCTTAATCTTTCCGgtggattttgtaattcttgactttGAAGCTGATCCtgttgttccatttattttgggatgacctTTCTTAGAAACAAGACAATCATTAATTGATGTAGTGGCTGGAAAAATGACAATGCGAGTGCatgataaagtagaggtttttgatGCGTATAAAGCGCTAAAATTGCCAACTATATATGAGGAGTTGTCTGCTATATCTGTTATCGATCTTGAGTTTGATCAGATGCTGCTATTGTTAGATGATCCCTTAGAGCGAGCTTTGGTAGGTCATGATCTTTATGGAGATGTGAAAGTATTGGCAGtagttcaagtcatgaatttggtgctcattaaaacaaaaaaattgccTTTTGAGCTGTTGAATAGGTCAATTGGGCCATCCCCCAAAGCTTCAATTGATGAAGCTCCAAaattggagcttagggttttttctcCTCACTTAAAATATGTTTACCTTGGTGATAATGATACCTTGCCTATTATTTTATCTGTAAGATTATCTGATATGCAGGTACATGAAATAATGATAGTGTTGAAAAGGAGGAAGAAGGCGATTGATTGGCAAATGTCTGACATTACAGGAATAAATCTAGCTTTTTGCATGAGCAAAATACATATGGAGGAAGGTTTCAAGCCAATAGTGCAGCAACAATACGGGTTGAATCCAGTCATAAAAGAAATAGTTTAGAAAGAGGTCATTAAGTGGCTTAACAATAGGATTGTTTATCCAATTTTAGAAAGCAAGTGGGTGAGCCCAATACATTGTGTCCCAAAGAAAGGTGGGATGACCGTGGTTACTAATGAAGTAAATTAGCTAATCCCCACTCGTATGGTGACCGGATGGAGAATTTTTATCGACTAACGGATGCTAAATGAAGCTACAAGGAAGGATCACTATCCTATTCCTTCCATTGATTAGATGTTGGATAGGTTGGGAGGGCAGgagtattattgttttcttgatggttaatCAGGCTATAATCAAATCACTATTGCTCCTGAGGATAAAAAAATGATGacttttacttgcccatatggAACCTATGTGTAAACGCCCCAAAATCAGGTCCCGagacggtgcttaggatcacaagtgactctaagctaacccttatactggcataactcataagcaactaaacaaaaagtataaatctatacaaatttgcaaaaaataactcttttctgaatatgatagatacaaaacaaaatttacaagattacaattctgcctttacaaccaaaactaaaacggaatacatcaacttctactgactgtctgtGAAACctttactagtactgactatagatagctgggtcatgacgactatcccaactcaatacggttggataaagaaaatacaacacttctcgaactgtaaactaactcaagcccttgagtcaaaaggactcatcacctgctgactggatgccgcgaactgactagatctgaagatgtacactataccttgtacctacattctaagaaaatgtatcccacatacgaatatgtaggtcagtaccatggaagcgtaccgagcatatgggggtgcaatgcatatataaaataatatcttaatatcatcacagtttataaaattatgcatgctgatataaatgactcacttagctcgaattaaaatcatcataatcataagagagtaaaatatatcgggtgaaatatatgagtcatcataataaatctcaattcacttctatctcgattccaaatcatcaaagcaatcaaatat
Proteins encoded in this window:
- the LOC107868953 gene encoding uncharacterized protein LOC107868953, which encodes MEELIKQFMVQQAQFVAEIKIQQAQFAIELKSQQLLTRNLKLKLGRITEAQNTRPQGTLPSDIEKNPKQSVPKYAKYLKDIVANKNHLIEYATVALTEECTSKIKSKLPTNLKDPGSFTLQITIRQTISAYGLCYLGTSINLMPTLWYRKMGLGSPKPTTIVLQLADRSFARTDGIIEDVLVKVGFLIFPVDFVILDFEADPVVPFILG